A window of Hyphomicrobiaceae bacterium contains these coding sequences:
- a CDS encoding hydroxymethylglutaryl-CoA lyase: protein MSDFPKFVEFREEGPREGFQIEKKIYSIEERVELIDMLSDTGLKRIQVGSFVNPQKVPQMADTAELFKRIKRVSGVKYTSLWLNDKGFRKALAAHRVDIDPRLLFYPSDTFSRKNNDASSMEMREKQREWVKLYKEDGYAVETAYVMTAFGCNFEGPIPQDRVLDDFRYILELCAEENIALPIFVVADTMGWGNPESVKRMIGALKDLAPDARIGMHLHDTRGLGIANVHAALSMGVDMFESSVAGLGGCPFAGHGHARAAGNVCTEDAVFLCHELGIATGVDLDKLIAASAYAEKIIGSPLMGRVMHSGGLEKYRKVS from the coding sequence ATGAGCGATTTTCCAAAATTCGTCGAGTTCAGGGAAGAGGGACCTCGGGAAGGGTTTCAGATTGAGAAGAAGATCTATTCGATCGAAGAGCGAGTTGAACTGATCGACATGCTCAGCGATACCGGGCTGAAGCGAATTCAGGTTGGCAGCTTCGTCAATCCGCAAAAAGTGCCTCAAATGGCTGATACGGCCGAACTGTTCAAGCGCATCAAGCGGGTGTCTGGCGTTAAATACACATCGCTCTGGCTTAACGACAAAGGTTTTCGCAAGGCGCTCGCTGCGCATCGGGTCGATATTGATCCGCGCCTTTTGTTCTATCCATCTGACACATTCTCGCGAAAGAACAACGACGCGTCGTCGATGGAAATGCGCGAAAAGCAGCGCGAATGGGTTAAGCTCTACAAAGAAGACGGTTACGCTGTCGAGACGGCGTACGTGATGACCGCATTCGGATGCAATTTCGAAGGACCGATTCCGCAGGATCGCGTCTTAGACGATTTCCGCTACATTCTGGAGCTTTGTGCAGAAGAAAATATCGCGCTGCCGATTTTTGTTGTGGCCGACACAATGGGCTGGGGCAATCCCGAGTCGGTTAAGCGCATGATCGGAGCGCTGAAAGACCTGGCGCCTGACGCACGCATTGGCATGCATCTACACGACACCAGAGGTCTTGGGATAGCTAACGTTCATGCGGCGCTTTCTATGGGCGTTGACATGTTTGAGAGCTCCGTCGCCGGATTGGGCGGATGTCCGTTTGCAGGTCACGGCCATGCGCGCGCCGCCGGGAATGTCTGCACCGAGGATGCTGTGTTTCTGTGCCATGAACTCGGCATAGCGACCGGGGTCGATCTCGATAAATTAATCGCCGCTTCCGCTTATGCCGAAAAGATTATTGGTTCCCCGTTAATGGGCCGCGTGATGCATTCGGGTGGCCTCGAGAAGTATCGTAAGGTCAGCTGA